The following proteins are co-located in the Castanea sativa cultivar Marrone di Chiusa Pesio chromosome 8, ASM4071231v1 genome:
- the LOC142605739 gene encoding flavonoid 3',5'-hydroxylase 2-like: MALDTFLLRELVAAIVVFFITRFSIRLLFKNPSRKLPPGPKGWPIVGALPLLGTMPHVALAKMAKQYGPVMYLKMGTCDMAVASTPDAARAFLKTLDINFSNRPPNAGATHLAYDAQDMVFAHYGPRWKLLRKLSNLHMLGGKALDDWAQVRVVELGHMVQAMYESSKQGEPVVVPELLTYAMANMIGQVILSRRVFVTHGEESNEFKDMVVELMTSAGFFNIGDFIPSIAWLDLQGIERGMKKLHKRFDVLLTKMIEEHTASAHERKGKPDFLDVVVANQDNSDGERLNLTNIKALLLNLFTAGTDTSSSIIEWALTEMLKNPSILKRAHDEMDQVIGRNRRLEEADIAKLPYLQAICKETMRKHPSTPLNLPRVSTEACEVNGYYIPKNTRLSVNIWAIGRDPDVWENPLDFTPERFLSGKYAKIDPRGNDFELIPFGAGRRICAGTRMGIVLVEYILGTLVHSFDWKLPNGVVELNMDEAFGLALQKAVPLSAIVSPRLSLSAYAF; this comes from the exons ATGGCCTTAGATACATTTCTTCTCAGAGAACTAGTTGCTGCCATTGTTGTCTTCTTTATCACCCGCTTTTCCATTCGTTTACTCTTCAAAAACCCTTCTAGGAAACTCCCACCAGGCCCTAAAGGCTGGCCTATTGTAGGTGCACTTCCACTTCTAGGAACCATGCCTCATGTTGCTCTTGCTAAAATGGCAAAGCAATATGGACCTGTTATGTACCTTAAAATGGGTACTTGTGACATGGCCGTAGCATCTACACCAGATGCAGCACGAGCATTTCTCAAGACCCTTGATATCAATTTCTCTAATAGGCCCCCAAATGCTGGTGCTACCCATTTAGCCTATGATGCTCAGGACATGGTTTTTGCTCATTATGGACCAAGGTGGAAGTTGCTTAGAAAATTAAGCAACTTACACATGCTTGGTGGGAAAGCTCTTGATGATTGGGCTCAAGTTCGTGTTGTTGAGCTAGGACACATGGTTCAAGCCATGTATGAGTCTAGCAAACAAGGTGAGCCAGTGGTGGTGCCAGAATTGCTGACTTATGCCATGGCGAACATGATAGGCCAAGTGATACTAAGTCGCCGTGTGTTTGTGACACATGGTGAGGAGTCTAATGAGTTTAAGGACATGGTTGTGGAGCTCATGACTTCAGCTGGGTTCTTCAACATTGGTGATTTTATACCATCCATTGCGTGGCTGGACTTGCAAGGTATTGAGCGTGGAATGAAGAAGTTGCATAAACGGTTCGATGTGTTATTGACAAAGATGATTGAGGAGCACACAGCTTCTGCTCATGAGCGTAAGGGGAAGCCAGATTTCTTAGACGTTGTTGTGGCTAATCAAGACAATTCCGACGGAGAAAGGCTTAATTTGACCAACATTAAGGCACTTCTATTG AACTTGTTCACGGCGGGCACCGACACATCATCAAGCATAATTGAATGGGCACTTACGGAGATGTTGAAGAACCCTAGCATCCTCAAGCGGGCACATGATGAAATGGATCAAGTAATTGGAAGAAATCGACGTCTAGAGGAAGCAGACATAGCAAAGCTCCCATATCTTCAAGCCATATGCAAAGAAACAATGCGAAAGCACCCCTCCACACCACTAAACTTACCTAGAGTCTCAACCGAGGCATGTGAAGTGAATGGCTATTACATTCCAAAGAACACTAGGCTTAGTGTGAACATATGGGCAATAGGTCGTGACCCTGATGTATGGGAAAACCCATTAGATTTCACACCAGAAAGATTTTTAAGTGGGAAATATGCAAAAATTGATCCAAGGGGAAATGATTTCGAATTAATTCCATTTGGAGCTGGAAGGAGGATTTGTGCTGGGACTAGGATGGGAATTGTGCTAGTAGAGTACATTCTTGGCACATTAGTGCACTCATTTGATTGgaaattgccaaatggggttGTTGAGCTAAATATGGATGAGGCCTTCGGACTTGCATTGCAAAAAGCAGTACCCCTTTCGGCTATCGTTAGTCCAAGGTTGTCTTTAAGTGCATATGCTTTTTAA